From Etheostoma cragini isolate CJK2018 chromosome 14, CSU_Ecrag_1.0, whole genome shotgun sequence, the proteins below share one genomic window:
- the mapk15 gene encoding mitogen-activated protein kinase 15 isoform X2, producing MSKNYESTNVSEVEDHISLKYDIKKRLGKGRTFREILFLQEFGDHPNIVKLLNVVRAQNDKDIYLIFEYMDTDLHAVIKKGTLLKDIHKRYVMYQLFKAIKYLHSGNVIHRDQKPSNVLLDTDCVVKLCDFGLARSLNQIQEDSGNPALTEYVATRWYRAPEILLGSTRYTKGVDMWSLGCILGEMLLGKALFPGTSTINQIEKIMSAIPHPSPEDILAIKSEYGSSVIQRMLLKPQVPLEDLLQLSVPPEALNLLKGLLVFNPDKRLSAEQALQHPYVARFHNSAKEPALNYDVVLPVDDDIQLSVVQYRNKLYEMILERRTDQGLLRLVHPKHGGCVRSIEKPHVKDKVEKSPEAVNGCGDRGGKTQHEKTKETNDVPSHTGVTKPGPVNVSTPPAVEKMSPLSSPGLGKLTYNPITHAPNGFVRSQAGPPNYPPTAANRKLVGESSNGGATTSPTEGTNTDATMDQILRRGRSAPVTHNRSFSLSFNQTQNNPLVRQDEPSLSSGLHVTSARLNQRSTSQVREALPPTRFSKKVFQSNCNVAAAGDPRAKLGSYSQAYGTINKTELDNLLRSRPYNQ from the exons atgagCAAAAATTATGAATCAACAAATGTGTCTGAGGTGGAGGACCACATTTCTTTGAAGTATGACATCAAGAAGCGACTTGGAAAAGGG cGGACATTCAGGGAAATTCTGTTCCTCCAG GAGTTTGGAGATCATCCCAACATTGTCAAACTTCTAAATGTTGTCAGAGCTCAAAATGATAAAGACATTTACCTCATCTTTGAATACATGG ATACCGACCTGCATGCAGTGATAAAGAAAGGTACCCTACTGAAGGACATCCACAAACGTTATGTGATGTATCAGCTCTTCAAAGCTATCAAATACCTGCATTCAGGAAATGTTATCCACAGGGACCAAAAG CCATCCAACGTGCTGCTGGACACCGACTGTGTAGTCAAGCTTTGTGATTTTGGCTTGGCCAGATCACTCAACCAGATCCAAGAGGACAGTGGGAATCCAGCACTGACGGAGTATGTGGCGACGCGGTGGTACCGAGCTCCTGAGATCCTGCTGGGATCCACGAG GTACACTAAAGGCGTGGACATGTGGAGCCTTGGCTGTATCCTGGGAGAGATGCTGCTTGGAAAAGCCCTGTTCCCCGGGACATCCACCATAAACCAAATAGAGAAGATCATGAGTGCCATACCCCACCCCAGTCCAGAAG ATATTCTTGCAATCAAGTCTGAATACGGATCTTCTGTCATTCAGAGAATGTTACTAAA ACCACAGGTACCTTTGGAGGATCTTCTCCAGCTGTCTGTGCCTCCTGAAGCTCTGAACCTGTTGAAAGGTTTGCTAGTTTTCAACCCAGACAAGCGGCTCAGTGCTGAGCAAGCCCTCCAACACCCATATGTAGCCAG GTTTCATAATTCAGCCAAGGAGCCAGCTCTTAACTACGATGTAGTGCTGCCAGTGGATGATGATATACAATTATCTGTTGTTCAGTACCGTAACAAACTTTATGAG ATGATACTGGAGAGGAGAACTGATCAGGGGTTGCTAAGGCTAGTCCATCCAAAGCATGGAGGCTGTGTCCGCAGCATTGAGAAGCCCCATGTGAAGGATAAAGTAGAGAAGAGCCCAGAGGCAGTGAATGGGTGTGGTGACCGCGGAGggaaaacacaacatgaaaagACTAAAGAGACAAACGACGTTCCTTCCCATACAGGTGTCACCAAACCTGGGCCTGTAAATGTGTCAACCCCACCTGCTGTGGAGAAGATGAGTCCATTATCTAGTCCTGGCTTGGGAAAACTCACATATAACCCCATCACGCATGCCCCGA aTGGTTTTGTTCGGAGTCAAGCTGGTCCTCCAAACTACCCCCCTACTGCAGCCAACAGGAAACTAGTGGGAGAGTCCAGTAATGGAGGTGCAACAACATCACCAACAGAGGGCACCAACACTGATGCA ACCATGGACCAGATTCTTCGGCGTGGTCGCTCAGCCCCTGTGACCCATAACCGCTCCTTCTCCTTGAGCTTTAATCAAACCCAGAACAACCCATTGGTTCGCCAAGATGAGCCATCCCTGTCCTCTGGGCTACATGTCACATCTGCACGCCTG AATCAGCGCTCCACCTCTCAGGTTCGTGAGGCTCTGCCACCGACACGGTTCAGCAAGAAAGTATTTCAGAGTAACTGTAATGTGGCTGCTGCAGGCGACCCTCGAGCCAAACTGGGCAGCTATTCCCAGGCCTATGGTACCATCAACAAGACTGAACTGGACAATCTGCTTCGAAGCCGTCCTTACAACCAGTAA
- the mapk15 gene encoding mitogen-activated protein kinase 15 isoform X1 codes for MSKNYESTNVSEVEDHISLKYDIKKRLGKGAYGIVWKAVDRQTGQVVAVKKIFDAFRNRTDAQRTFREILFLQEFGDHPNIVKLLNVVRAQNDKDIYLIFEYMDTDLHAVIKKGTLLKDIHKRYVMYQLFKAIKYLHSGNVIHRDQKPSNVLLDTDCVVKLCDFGLARSLNQIQEDSGNPALTEYVATRWYRAPEILLGSTRYTKGVDMWSLGCILGEMLLGKALFPGTSTINQIEKIMSAIPHPSPEDILAIKSEYGSSVIQRMLLKPQVPLEDLLQLSVPPEALNLLKGLLVFNPDKRLSAEQALQHPYVARFHNSAKEPALNYDVVLPVDDDIQLSVVQYRNKLYEMILERRTDQGLLRLVHPKHGGCVRSIEKPHVKDKVEKSPEAVNGCGDRGGKTQHEKTKETNDVPSHTGVTKPGPVNVSTPPAVEKMSPLSSPGLGKLTYNPITHAPNGFVRSQAGPPNYPPTAANRKLVGESSNGGATTSPTEGTNTDATMDQILRRGRSAPVTHNRSFSLSFNQTQNNPLVRQDEPSLSSGLHVTSARLNQRSTSQVREALPPTRFSKKVFQSNCNVAAAGDPRAKLGSYSQAYGTINKTELDNLLRSRPYNQ; via the exons atgagCAAAAATTATGAATCAACAAATGTGTCTGAGGTGGAGGACCACATTTCTTTGAAGTATGACATCAAGAAGCGACTTGGAAAAGGG GCATATGGCATTGTGTGGAAAGCagttgacagacagacaggccaGGTTGTGGCTGTAAAGAAGATCTTTGACGCCTTCAGGAACAGGACAGATGCCCAG cGGACATTCAGGGAAATTCTGTTCCTCCAG GAGTTTGGAGATCATCCCAACATTGTCAAACTTCTAAATGTTGTCAGAGCTCAAAATGATAAAGACATTTACCTCATCTTTGAATACATGG ATACCGACCTGCATGCAGTGATAAAGAAAGGTACCCTACTGAAGGACATCCACAAACGTTATGTGATGTATCAGCTCTTCAAAGCTATCAAATACCTGCATTCAGGAAATGTTATCCACAGGGACCAAAAG CCATCCAACGTGCTGCTGGACACCGACTGTGTAGTCAAGCTTTGTGATTTTGGCTTGGCCAGATCACTCAACCAGATCCAAGAGGACAGTGGGAATCCAGCACTGACGGAGTATGTGGCGACGCGGTGGTACCGAGCTCCTGAGATCCTGCTGGGATCCACGAG GTACACTAAAGGCGTGGACATGTGGAGCCTTGGCTGTATCCTGGGAGAGATGCTGCTTGGAAAAGCCCTGTTCCCCGGGACATCCACCATAAACCAAATAGAGAAGATCATGAGTGCCATACCCCACCCCAGTCCAGAAG ATATTCTTGCAATCAAGTCTGAATACGGATCTTCTGTCATTCAGAGAATGTTACTAAA ACCACAGGTACCTTTGGAGGATCTTCTCCAGCTGTCTGTGCCTCCTGAAGCTCTGAACCTGTTGAAAGGTTTGCTAGTTTTCAACCCAGACAAGCGGCTCAGTGCTGAGCAAGCCCTCCAACACCCATATGTAGCCAG GTTTCATAATTCAGCCAAGGAGCCAGCTCTTAACTACGATGTAGTGCTGCCAGTGGATGATGATATACAATTATCTGTTGTTCAGTACCGTAACAAACTTTATGAG ATGATACTGGAGAGGAGAACTGATCAGGGGTTGCTAAGGCTAGTCCATCCAAAGCATGGAGGCTGTGTCCGCAGCATTGAGAAGCCCCATGTGAAGGATAAAGTAGAGAAGAGCCCAGAGGCAGTGAATGGGTGTGGTGACCGCGGAGggaaaacacaacatgaaaagACTAAAGAGACAAACGACGTTCCTTCCCATACAGGTGTCACCAAACCTGGGCCTGTAAATGTGTCAACCCCACCTGCTGTGGAGAAGATGAGTCCATTATCTAGTCCTGGCTTGGGAAAACTCACATATAACCCCATCACGCATGCCCCGA aTGGTTTTGTTCGGAGTCAAGCTGGTCCTCCAAACTACCCCCCTACTGCAGCCAACAGGAAACTAGTGGGAGAGTCCAGTAATGGAGGTGCAACAACATCACCAACAGAGGGCACCAACACTGATGCA ACCATGGACCAGATTCTTCGGCGTGGTCGCTCAGCCCCTGTGACCCATAACCGCTCCTTCTCCTTGAGCTTTAATCAAACCCAGAACAACCCATTGGTTCGCCAAGATGAGCCATCCCTGTCCTCTGGGCTACATGTCACATCTGCACGCCTG AATCAGCGCTCCACCTCTCAGGTTCGTGAGGCTCTGCCACCGACACGGTTCAGCAAGAAAGTATTTCAGAGTAACTGTAATGTGGCTGCTGCAGGCGACCCTCGAGCCAAACTGGGCAGCTATTCCCAGGCCTATGGTACCATCAACAAGACTGAACTGGACAATCTGCTTCGAAGCCGTCCTTACAACCAGTAA
- the vps28 gene encoding vacuolar protein sorting-associated protein 28 homolog, with protein sequence MFHGIQVTGGVGGAPANKPELYEEVKLYKNAREREKYDNMAELFAVVKTLQALEKAYIKDCVTPNEYTASCSRLLVQYKAAFKQVQGSDVGSIDDFCRKYRLDCPLAMERIKEDRPITIKDDKGNLNRCIADIVSLFITVMDKLRLEIRAMDEIQPDLRELMETMNRMSNMPPDSEAKDKVSLWLTTLSSMSASDELDDNQVRQMLFDLESAYNAFNRFLHSS encoded by the exons ATGTTCCATGGGATACAAGTTACAGGAGGTGTGGGAGGAG CTCCTGCCAATAAGCCTGAGTTATATGAG GAGGTGAAATTGTACAAGAATGCAAGAGAACGAGAGAA GTATGATAATATGGCAGAGTTGTTTGCTGTTGTCAAGACCCTTCAGGCTCTGGAGAAGGCTTACATTAAAGACTGCGTCACACCTAATGA GTACACTGCTTCCTGTTCCAGGCTGTTGGTTCAGTATAAGGCTGCTTTTAAACAGGTGCAAGGCTCTGATGTGGGCTCCATTGATGATTTCTGCAGAAAGTACAGA CTCGACTGCCCACTAGCAATGGAAAGAATCAAGGAGGATCGACCAATCACCATCAAGGATGACAAGGGCAACCTGAACCGCTGCATTGCAGATATAGTTTCT CTTTTCATCACTGTGATGGACAAACTGAGGCTGGAGATCAGGGCCATGGATGAG ATCCAGCCAGACCTGAGGGAACTGATGGAAACAATGAACAGAATGAGCAACATGCCTCCAGACTCAGAGGCTAAGGACAAAGTCAGCCTCTG GTTGACCACCCTCAGCAGCATGTCAGCCTCAGATGAGTTGGATGATAATCAGGTGCGCCAGATGCTATTTGATCTGGAGTCAGCCTACAATGCATTCAACCGCTTCCTCCATTCCTCCTAA
- the LOC117956722 gene encoding aurora kinase A and ninein-interacting protein: protein MKTSKPAEQTSAQEECGVWLDTVQLKGKAKQKRLARPISKLLNPFAGGRAYNLAVALNFTQTKMEMPKTKQSSISNFFAPQRRVLNKMSTSEVPNMDPVRPSSPSTSSTLALTAPTPLVLGTKRRREIDLEKFDFYNSEPCVDHEWKSENTTELEAAEWQEPATSNTTQNVYYELEEEQFEEINPPQSKRRLIAGDSQPLLQAWSQDPLLTCSQYSADQTNQKNITAKNFSDSKPSFVNSLQSEEAFGIQVDVEGRTSTQNHFHSSQMDDNKENNRFLSIKSPRKHSPLVNSEPLSNHKWTEPKTASPQKCIPEQLRKRADKKESPESPFKWKIPSCSPPKKLAQQLPCREFDEDSLATLFTQDSEGFRVIAHRGLQARSPLKDQSNISSGTVRKSTYRSLLEQEEEDEMLFTQDSQGNMVIKH, encoded by the exons ATGAAGACCTCCAAACCAGCAGAGCAGACCTCTGCTCAAGAGGAATGTGGTGTTTGGTTGGACACTGTGCAACTGAAAGGAAAAGCTAAACAG AAACGACTCGCCCGTCCTATTTCTAAACTGCTGAATCCCTTCGCTGGAGGCAGAGCATACAATTTGGCTGTGGCTCTCAACTTCACTCAGACCAAAATGGAGATGCCAAAGACAAAACAGAGCTCTATATCAAACTTCTTTGCACCTCAGCGCAGAG TTCTCAATAAGATGTCTACTTCTGAAGTACCAAACATGGATCCAGTGCGGCCTTCTTCACCATCTACCTCGTCCACACTTGCCTTGACTGCACCTACACCTTTAGTATTGGGAACAAAACGAAGGCGTGAAATAGATCTTGAAAAGTTTGACTTCTATAACTCTGAGCCTTGTGTGGATCATGAGTGGAAAAGTGAAAATACGACTGAGCTTGAAGCAGCAGAATGGCAGGAGCCGGCTACAAGCAATACAACTCAAAACGTGTACTATGAGTTGGAGGAAGAGCAGTTTGAGGAGATAAACCCACCACAGAGTAAGAGGAGGCTCATTGCAGGTGACAGTCAACCTCTTCTACAGGCGTGGAGTCAGGACCCACTGCTTACCTGTAGCCAATATTCTGCAGACCAGACTAACCAGAAAAACATCACAGCAAAGAACTTTAGTGACTCAAAGCCGAGTTTTGTTAACAGTCTACAAAGTGAGGAAGCCTTTGGTATCCAGGTTGATGTGGAAGGAAGGACCTCAACTCAAAACCACTTTCATTCTTCTCAAATGGATgataacaaagaaaacaacagatttttgTCTATTAAGTCCCCAAGAAAACACTCACCTCTTGTTAATAGCGAGCCACTTTCAAACCATAAATGGACAGAACCAAAAACCGCATCACCTCAAAAATGTATTCCAGAACAGCTGAGGAAAAGAGCTGATAAAAAGGAGAGCCCTGAGTCACCGTTCAAATGGAAAATACCAAGCTGCTCTCCTCCAAAAAAACTAGCACAGCAGCTCCCCTGCAGAGAGTTTGACGAGGACAGTCTGGCCACGTTGTTCACCCAGGACTCTGAGGGCTTCAGGGTAATAGCACACAGAGGTCTGCAAGCCAGGAGTCCTCTCAAAGATCAGAGTAACATCAGCTCTGGGACGGTGAGAAAGAGCACTTACAGATCTCTGCTggaacaggaggaggaagacgagaTGCTTTTTACTCAAGACTCTCAGGGAAATATGGTGATCAAACACTAA
- the cap2 gene encoding adenylyl cyclase-associated protein 2, with protein sequence MEGLMERLERAVTRLEKMSVTMQASSGMTNGGCVNGMDGGLSQCDEAFDLLLRGPMSEYMNNSRAIGGEVEKHAEMVNNALQTQRTFLKMAAMHQEPAQTELHDLLKPISDHIQEIQSFRERNRGSSFFNHLSAVSESIPALGWVAVCQKPGPYVKEMNDAATFYTNRVLKDYKETDRRHVDWVRSYLSIWTEMQSFIKQHHSTGLVWSKSGPIAPPSLYDPPSAPSYPPPPPPPGPPPVFIDDDAKSQAGGALAQHSELFAQLNQGMDITKGLKHISDDKKTHKNANLRSQTAPTKTKSPGTVNSSKAAVQKRSPLLELEGKKWRVEYFEQKHDLMIEETELKQVVYVFGCNNSTLQIKGKINSIIIDNCKKLGLVFENVVGIVEIINSKAIQLQVLGTVPTISINKTEGCQVYLSKDSLNCDIVSAKSSEMNILVPQDDEYREFPVPEQFKTVWDGSKLVTEPTEIAG encoded by the exons ATGGAAGGTTTAATGGAGAGGCTGGAGAGAGCTGTGACTCGCCTGGAGAAGATGTCCGTCACGATGCAGGCGTCCAGTGGCATGACTAACGGGGGCTGTGTCAATGGTATGGATGGAG GTTTGTCTCAGTGTGATGAGGCCTTTGACCTCCTACTGAGAGGTCCAATGTCTGAGTATATGAACAACAGCCGAGCCATAGGAGGCGAGGTGGAGAAACAT GCAGAGATGGTGAACAACGCCCTGCAGACTCAGAGAACCTTTCTCAAAATGGCTGCCATGCATCAGGAACCTGCACAG acGGAGCTGCATGACCTGCTGAAGCCAATTTCAGATCACATCCAGGAGATCCAGAGCTTCCGTGAACGGAACCGTGGCAGCAGCTTCTTCAACCACCTGTCAGCCGTCAGCGAGAGCATCCCCGCTCTGGGCTGGGTGGCTGTG TGTCAGAAGCCGGGGCCATATGTAAAGGAGATGAATGATGCTGCTACCTTCTACACCAACAGAGTGCTGAAGGACTACAAGGAAAC CGACAGACGTCACGTAGACTGGGTGCGTTCCTACTTGTCCATCTGGACCGAGATGCAGTCCTTCATCAAACAGCACCACTCTACAGGACTGGTGTGGAGCAAGAGT GGCCCCATCGCTCCTCCTTCTCTTTATGACCCCCCCAGTGCTCCCTCCTAtccacctccccctcctccccccggCCCACCTCCGGTCTTCATTGATGATGACGCCAAGTCTCAAGCGGGCGGTGCGCTGGCCCAACACTCAGAGCTATTTGCCCAGCTCAACCAGGGCATGGACATCACTAAAG GTCTGAAGCATATATCAGATGACAAGAAGACCCATAAGAACGCCAATCTGCGTTCGCAAACTGCACCAACCAAGACAAAGTCCCCAGGGACTGTGAACTCATCCAAGGCAGCCGTTCAGAAAAGATCCCCTCTGCTGGAGCTGGAGGGGAAAAAATGGAGGGTG GAGTACTTTGAGCAAAAACACGACCTGATGATTGAGGAAACAGAGCTAAAACAAGTGGTCTACGTCTTCGGCTGTAACAACTCCACCCTGCAAATCAAGGGCAAAATTAATTCCATCATCATAG ACAACTGCAAGAAACTGGGATTGGTTTTTGAAAACGTAGTCGGGATTGTGGAGATAATCAACTCAAAGGCAATTCAGTTACAG GTGTTGGGAACGGTTCCCACCATTTCGATTAACAAGACAGAGGGCTGCCAGGTCTACCTGAGTAAGGACTCTCTCAACTGTGACATCGTCAGTGCTAAGAGCTCTGAGATGAACATCCTGGTACCACAAGATGACGAATAT AGGGAGTTTCCGGTACCAGAGCAGTTCAAGACTGTTTGGGATGGCTCCAAACTGGTGACAGAGCCCACTGAGATCGCAGGCTGA